In the genome of Gadus morhua unplaced genomic scaffold, gadMor3.0, whole genome shotgun sequence, the window TCTTGACGGGCGTCCAGCACCCGTCtcttattatgggatgtctgATGTGGtctgccccacacacacgcatgcattaatattgaagacacacatgcacgttgacacacacacatggtttgCATGAATATGgtttctatacacacacagaaagaacaaacaaagcTTTGAGACTAATTCTGAAAGCCatcgtggacacacacacacacacacacacacacacacacacacacacacacacacacacacacacacacacacacacacacacacacacacacacacacacacacacacacacacacacacacacacacacacacggtagtgGAAACTCTGGAGCAGCCCATCCTGTGTTTGTGATGGCAGTAAGTGAGACTTTTCCAATATTTAAGGGGTTGTCTGGCTCCGCGCGGGGCAGCCTGTCAGCGAGCCAGACCCTCCATCATACTGCTGCACACGCACTATTTCATCTGTGTACAACTTGTCCTCCACTGCTTCGGGTTAACTTTAGCTTTTTTTACCCTTTTCCGTCCTTGCTaaactgtgtgttttttttttttttttttttttttttttttttaacatgaacaCTCCCCTGCTGATGTAGTGTTCGTACTGTAGTAGAACGAGCAGTGCTCTGGCCAGGCTGACGTGTTCCTAGTACTAATACTATTGAGTACCGCTCGTAGTTATTATGAGCTCATGATGAGGTCATACTACTAAAACAAATGAACGGcttaatacatttacatttaaggcagTAGCAGACGCTTGTACCCAAAAGCGACTCACAATAGGTACATTTGTcgggagaaagagaaacgacaatATAGCGTTGTCggcacagtaaggatgttcatagaaccaagtgtcaagcactaacaatcactaagttaacccattccctgtacgcAACAGAGAAAGCAATTAGTTAGTAGTGGTAGTGATTTCCTCATCTGTcactcctaacacacacacacacacacacacacacacacacacacacacacacacacacacacacacacacacacacacacacacacacacacacacacacacacacacacaccagggatggaaattaacacccgccacccgccatttgcgggtggatttgtatggtggtgggtgaattgtgtcacttcacccgccactgtgtcgggtaatactttccagtaaggtcagatcaaatttgcatatttaatattcgttatacggcgctgtgcagttccacaaccattactgtcaacatcccttcttcttctacgcctcttttgctgaactgcaaCTGTCCGGCATCCGGGATAATATAGGCTACCAGTAAtaggctctcaagtctcacgcattcggcgtttgacacacgcaattcaatccatgcacacgctcacacgccacacttcgtatttctcacgcagagaaattaccaggatagcgcccaccaatttgggccgctattaaacaggtaggaatcaaaagggtttcccgtacgtagggtaaccagacatCGTCTTTTGCCCAGACATGCCCTccttttgagacacttttaaaaaatgtgtggcggaatttaaaaatcgtccgggattttattaaagcctcatacatgttctcattgtatttgcgttgcgtttctttGGGTCGTTCGCAAACTAGTTatgctacgccctcccctactcagttctgttcgctttgcattggaggaagtgagtagggggcgtggttaagtagagccttcagattggacggtttgacttacgcagttaccgtcgtgtatttttttttttttaccattattgttttatagggacaaacattaacaaatttctcccacaggggattgataacgttctatctattgaacagaaagaaacacttggtcatactttacatattttatcacagcattggcctattgaatgccacagatatatttccagcattggactgaatgccacataaatatataattatgtttttgcacgtttgcaaagtttaaaagttcagggtataaagttcaagtatatgcctctactagCCAATAGGctaatagccttttgaggcaatGTTTTTTCTGagtattagtgttaagggccaataatgcttactatcagacgttaccatgtctgtggacacatttgtattcagGCACTAATTagattgacttatgatggtgtagccatgcatgttgttttattgttaacatgtcaatttgtttaaaatgtacgcatatattaaaaaaatatatggcacataaaaagtggctggtaaaaaagatgagtggctggtagatttttaaatctacctgccacagtggctggtgggcaaaaaagttaacttccatctctgacacacacacacacacacacacacacacacacacacacacacacacacacacacacacacacacacacacacacacacacacacacacacacacacacacacacacacacacactgtgtgtgtccctcagaGCTCTTATACTAGTAATTAGTACCAACTCGTTGTAGTTCATAGCAGTATCTTGTCTCAGTGTGCTCCAGACGAGATTGGAGCGGGGGTCTCGGTGCTACTAGttataattagagctgtcaagcgattaaaatatttaatcgcgattaatcgcattaatgtcatagttaactcacgattaatcgcgattaatcgcaattcttttttctatgctaaatatccctttatTTCTTTGTTCCATTAACTGTTCTCAttgtaatgctcttatcaacatggagaagtgcatcggcttgccttgtgcaaatgtttttttattgataacaacatgagcatatactgatcaaaacaggacgatacaaaaaaaaagcctatagagcaactaaacgatgaacatacaaacatactgccttgaacatagcagtcaggctactacttctttgttttgagccaaaggaaaggaatttttttttattttttaaatacaataattgcgttaatcgcgcgacaaaaaaaaattaacgccgttaaacttggtttgcgttaacgccgttaataacgcgtttaactgacggcACTAGTTATAAACCATGGTATATCCTCTGAGTCAGTCTcttaatactctctctctctcccccccccccccccccccccccccaggacgcGTCCCCCAGAGCGCCCCGCCCATCACCAGCGGCGGCTCCCACTTCCGCTTCCCGCCCTCCACGCCGTCGGAGGTGCTCTCCCCCAGCGAGGACCTCCGCAGCCCGGGGGTGTTCAGCGGCGTGGCCCGGCGCATGGCGCGGGGCTCCGTCAGCGACTGCAGCGACGGCACCTCCACCAACtcggagctggaggagacggtggggggcggtggcggtggggcCCCCGGCGACGACCGGGGCCTGGGGGGGCCCGACCGCTCCTTCAGGGGCCTCCTGCCGCCGCGCATGACCCACGAGTCCCTGTTCCGCATGTACGGCTCCGGGGCGCACCTGGCCAGGCCCACCCCGCGGGTCCACTCGGAGCAGCTGTCCCCCTTCCCCGTGTCCCCGCTGCCCGGCCCCGGGGGCCACCTGGGCCCCGCACTCTCCCCGGGTCTGTCCATGACGCCGGGCTCCCACCTGCCCTACACCCCGTCCCCCTCCATGTCCTCCCCCATGCTGGGCTCCCACTTCTCCTTCAACGCGGACGACATGAAGCGCTACCTGCAGGCCCACGCCCAGTCGGTGTACAACTACCACCTGAGCCCCCGCGCCTTCCTGCACTACCCAAACATCCTGATCCCCCAGCCGCACCGgcccgcgccgccgccgcccccgccgccgccgccgcagccgcagcCCGCCCACGACAAgccccccgcccaccacctgctgcacgcccccccgccgccgcccatgCACCTCTCCCATTCGCTGGCGGGGtccctgggggcggggctggacGACCAGCAGCATCCCTCCCCCTTCAAGTTCAAGCTGCAGCCGCCGCCGCTCGGACGCAAGCAGCGGGACGggggctgctcctcctcctcctccgcccacgGCCAATCGGCGGCCTCCGCGGGCTCCGGCATGCACTCTAACCACGCTGCCATGGCGACGCCCAAGATCAAGGTACGTCCCCACGATGACGGAgtgtgtattatgggatggtgagtgtgtattatgggatgtttttTGCAGCAGAAGGCTGAATCATTACAGTCCACCAGGGTTCATGGATATTGCAAAAATGTAGCGTGCATTAAACGCATGTTGGCGGCATGATGCTCAGGgggtggagcgggttggctggtcacAGGGAGGTGGCTGGATCGAGAtcttcaccctgactgctcccgactttgccctgcgtggctgactccgccatcgatgtgtgaacgtgtgcgtgaacgggtgaatgtgaggcagtatcagtaaagcgctttgagggttAGGCCGCTGGTCAGAAAAACGCTGTTTATTTACCCTCGTTGTTCCCTCCCCCCGCCACCAGGTGGAGCCCATCTCCGACAACGAgtccgaggaggtggaggtgaccgACATCAGCGAGGAGGACGAGCAGATGAATCACCACGGCGACGGCGAcggcgacgacgacgacgactac includes:
- the LOC115538680 gene encoding ETS domain-containing transcription factor ERF — its product is MNYDKLSRALRYYYNKRILHKTKGKRFTYKFNFNKLVLVNYPFIDMGSGRVPQSAPPITSGGSHFRFPPSTPSEVLSPSEDLRSPGVFSGVARRMARGSVSDCSDGTSTNSELEETVGGGGGGAPGDDRGLGGPDRSFRGLLPPRMTHESLFRMYGSGAHLARPTPRVHSEQLSPFPVSPLPGPGGHLGPALSPGLSMTPGSHLPYTPSPSMSSPMLGSHFSFNADDMKRYLQAHAQSVYNYHLSPRAFLHYPNILIPQPHRPAPPPPPPPPPQPQPAHDKPPAHHLLHAPPPPPMHLSHSLAGSLGAGLDDQQHPSPFKFKLQPPPLGRKQRDGGCSSSSSAHGQSAASAGSGMHSNHAAMATPKIKVEPISDNESEEVEVTDISEEDEQMNHHGDGDGDDDDDYGDDDEGDVFTPTSRPKLLPHHQHHQHPHHHHALHRYIPGHLQLGNGTAGRPPPPLHSNKPPQHQHHPHHHPEDDEDDEDVFKTPATPPLSAGLPPLPLLSLKSEPGQGSAPISPGGTLCIPLKLRFKRRWSEDQKMEADGEREEAEDKKVRSAEQEDGEVARGAAAAVGGAGGGVEGLGVAPPTQRRSSSELQRATAQLSLENSGC